In Salisediminibacterium beveridgei, one DNA window encodes the following:
- a CDS encoding DinB family protein, whose translation MYRRINDFRLDWLASVNKAEQVIDTITDETMDQAMEAGHNTLGSLAWHLTQSAFGIGRMLEVPVKPPAAEEQPKTAEELLAHYHNTAESLELGILQHVKDDMLEDRVHFAGEEMAKGQLLRMIIDHQTHHIGQMTVLLRQAGLKVPGIMGPTKEDIEAKRAQSH comes from the coding sequence ATGTATCGCAGAATCAATGATTTCCGGCTCGACTGGCTGGCATCGGTCAACAAGGCGGAACAAGTCATCGACACCATCACAGATGAGACGATGGATCAGGCCATGGAAGCAGGACACAACACGCTGGGGTCACTTGCCTGGCACTTAACCCAATCCGCTTTTGGCATCGGCCGCATGCTTGAAGTACCGGTTAAACCGCCGGCAGCAGAAGAACAGCCAAAAACCGCAGAAGAGCTGTTGGCACATTACCATAACACTGCAGAATCCCTTGAACTGGGGATCCTCCAGCACGTCAAGGACGATATGCTCGAAGACCGGGTACATTTTGCAGGTGAAGAGATGGCCAAAGGGCAGCTGTTACGGATGATCATCGATCACCAGACGCATCACATCGGACAGATGACCGTTCTCCTTCGTCAGGCAGGCCTGAAGGTGCCCGGCATTATGGGACCGACAAAAGAAGATATCGAAGCAAAACGCGCTCAAAGTCATTAA
- a CDS encoding sugar phosphate isomerase/epimerase family protein has protein sequence MRIGGKLFKDVSTPEKWIQEVKRFGYRTSVCPVDAASSDIEIVAFRQAAKTNDILISEVGAWSNPISPDDRIQKAAISHCKGQLELAEKMRAVCCVNIAGSLSEDFDGPHPDHFHKDTFALVVDTVREIIDDVKPVKTKYALEMLPWMIPDGTDSYEALVKAIDRDAFAVHFDPVNMLTSPRAFYHNADIIRDFVKRLGHLIVNVHVKDIALSGKLTVHLDEVEPGLGGLNYPVLLKELHQLGNPDLPLMLEHYEHESSYVNGAAFIRKVAKEKGITLDE, from the coding sequence ATGCGGATAGGCGGAAAACTGTTCAAGGATGTTTCAACTCCTGAAAAATGGATTCAGGAGGTTAAGCGTTTCGGGTACCGGACGTCGGTTTGTCCGGTGGATGCAGCGTCGAGTGACATTGAAATCGTTGCATTCCGGCAGGCAGCTAAAACAAATGACATTTTGATCTCTGAAGTGGGCGCCTGGAGCAATCCGATCAGCCCCGATGACCGGATTCAAAAAGCGGCAATCTCTCATTGTAAAGGCCAGCTGGAACTGGCTGAGAAAATGAGGGCGGTCTGCTGTGTGAATATTGCGGGCAGCCTCAGTGAAGACTTTGATGGTCCTCATCCGGATCATTTTCACAAGGATACCTTCGCGCTCGTTGTCGATACCGTCCGGGAAATCATCGACGACGTCAAGCCGGTGAAGACGAAATATGCACTGGAGATGCTGCCGTGGATGATTCCCGACGGAACGGACAGCTATGAGGCTTTGGTGAAAGCGATTGACCGGGACGCTTTTGCGGTGCATTTTGATCCGGTGAATATGCTGACGTCACCCCGGGCTTTTTATCATAATGCAGACATCATTCGGGATTTCGTCAAACGCCTGGGGCATCTGATTGTGAACGTCCATGTAAAAGACATTGCCCTTTCCGGGAAACTGACGGTTCATCTGGACGAAGTGGAACCAGGGCTTGGTGGACTGAATTACCCCGTTTTACTGAAGGAACTCCATCAACTCGGAAATCCAGATCTGCCATTGATGCTTGAGCACTACGAGCATGAATCGAGCTATGTCAATGGCGCTGCCTTCATCCGGAAGGTGGCAAAAGAAAAAGGTATCACACTAGATGAATAG
- a CDS encoding type I phosphomannose isomerase catalytic subunit — MNTNELLFFEPVFKEKVWGGTKLNKQFNYDVSGDNIGECWGISAHKEGAARVRNGHYKGQTLRELWARERALFGPVTSEEFPLLVKIIDASDALSVQVHPNDELAMAMAGYPYGKTECWYILDAEPGAKLIYGHQADSKEELQELVAGGNWDDLFREVPVEAGDFVHVPSGTVHAIGAGIVLLEVQQSSDITYRFYDYDRPGSDGELRPLHIEESIACTRVPDHLSGDSVVKTQHQDSAKAVLVEDPYFHVHQLNPGRAGGELSVTNPSFLLMTVTEGTGFVRTDSDEHTEITKGDHFIVPASIDAIHLGGECTIISAYVPGIENQ; from the coding sequence ATGAACACAAACGAACTGTTATTTTTTGAACCGGTATTTAAGGAAAAAGTCTGGGGCGGAACGAAGTTGAACAAGCAGTTTAACTACGACGTTTCAGGGGACAACATCGGTGAATGCTGGGGGATTTCTGCCCACAAGGAGGGTGCGGCAAGAGTCAGAAACGGTCACTATAAAGGACAGACGTTGCGGGAATTATGGGCACGTGAACGGGCGCTGTTCGGTCCTGTGACAAGCGAAGAGTTCCCCTTGCTGGTGAAGATCATTGATGCAAGCGATGCCCTGTCGGTGCAGGTCCATCCGAATGACGAGCTGGCCATGGCGATGGCAGGCTACCCTTACGGGAAAACCGAATGCTGGTATATTCTCGACGCAGAACCCGGTGCGAAGCTGATCTATGGACATCAGGCCGATTCGAAAGAGGAGCTGCAGGAACTGGTTGCGGGCGGGAACTGGGACGATCTTTTTCGTGAGGTGCCGGTGGAAGCCGGGGACTTCGTTCATGTGCCCAGCGGTACAGTGCATGCGATTGGAGCGGGGATCGTTCTTCTTGAAGTCCAGCAGAGCTCGGATATTACGTACCGTTTTTACGATTACGACCGTCCAGGAAGCGATGGGGAGCTGCGTCCTTTGCATATTGAAGAATCGATTGCCTGTACCAGGGTACCCGATCATCTTTCCGGTGACTCAGTCGTGAAGACGCAGCATCAGGATTCGGCAAAAGCCGTCCTTGTGGAAGATCCTTATTTCCATGTCCATCAATTGAATCCCGGCAGAGCAGGTGGAGAGTTGAGCGTTACGAATCCGTCTTTTCTTTTGATGACCGTCACCGAAGGGACCGGCTTTGTCCGCACAGATTCGGATGAGCATACGGAGATCACGAAGGGTGATCATTTCATTGTCCCAGCAAGTATTGATGCAATACACCTCGGCGGCGAGTGCACCATTATTTCTGCATATGTTCCAGGAATAGAAAACCAATGA
- the pxpB gene encoding 5-oxoprolinase subunit PxpB, with translation MTYTIRQISERAVSILFPEKITEEIHQQVMATTRLFQGRFPGVLTDTVPSYHQVTLFFRRRISYAEAHEWIDKVLNQTQTGGGGLHGRTITLPVLYGGEWGPDLEHVASVTGLSDQEVIDRHTAGVYTVFMLGFLPGFPYLGGLDDRLNTPRRDTPRQSVPAGSVGIAGAQTGVYPLASPGGWQLIGRTPRQLVDVHHPEPCLVRPGDQLRFVAITKADYQAMEKEAKQHVDH, from the coding sequence GTGACTTATACGATCAGGCAAATCAGTGAACGGGCAGTTTCGATTCTCTTCCCTGAAAAGATAACGGAAGAAATCCACCAACAGGTGATGGCAACGACCCGGCTGTTTCAGGGGCGATTTCCAGGGGTGCTCACGGATACTGTGCCGTCTTACCACCAGGTGACCTTGTTCTTCAGGCGCCGGATTTCCTATGCGGAAGCTCATGAATGGATTGACAAGGTGTTGAATCAGACGCAAACAGGAGGGGGCGGATTACATGGCCGGACGATCACACTGCCGGTCTTATACGGTGGTGAATGGGGACCGGATCTTGAGCACGTGGCTTCGGTGACGGGTCTCAGTGATCAGGAAGTGATTGACCGCCATACGGCAGGCGTTTATACGGTGTTTATGCTCGGTTTTTTACCGGGTTTTCCATACCTCGGGGGGTTGGATGACAGGCTGAATACACCGAGGCGAGACACGCCGCGGCAAAGCGTTCCTGCAGGCAGTGTGGGCATTGCCGGGGCGCAGACGGGCGTTTACCCGCTGGCGTCTCCGGGGGGATGGCAGCTGATCGGCCGGACACCACGGCAGTTGGTTGATGTGCATCATCCGGAGCCTTGTCTCGTGCGTCCCGGGGATCAGCTGAGATTTGTTGCGATTACAAAAGCGGATTACCAGGCCATGGAAAAGGAGGCGAAGCAACATGTTGACCATTGA
- a CDS encoding LamB/YcsF family protein, whose amino-acid sequence MLTIDLNADIGESFGVYRLGDDEALLDVVTSANIACGFHAGDYRTMNKAVKSAVMKGVAIGAHPGYPDLFGFGRRPMAMPAEEIHELLVYQIGAMQGYCRANGTLLHHVKPHGALYNTAAADPLVAQAVAKAVKDVCPEARLMGLAGSELVKAGHEAGLQVMAEAFADRQYTAEGRLVSRGSPGAVLEAEDDVVTQVTGIVFRQQVEAIDGRAVPIQADTLCFHGDGKEAAVLAKVVRTKLEQAGVRCQSPASAGDE is encoded by the coding sequence ATGTTGACCATTGACCTGAATGCGGATATCGGTGAGAGCTTCGGTGTATACCGGCTTGGTGATGATGAGGCACTGCTTGACGTCGTGACCTCGGCGAATATCGCCTGCGGTTTTCACGCCGGCGATTACCGGACGATGAACAAGGCAGTCAAATCAGCGGTGATGAAAGGTGTCGCCATCGGCGCTCATCCGGGCTATCCGGATCTATTTGGCTTTGGCAGGCGTCCGATGGCCATGCCGGCGGAGGAAATCCATGAACTGCTGGTGTATCAGATCGGTGCGATGCAGGGGTACTGCCGGGCCAACGGCACCTTGTTGCATCATGTGAAACCGCATGGTGCCCTGTATAATACGGCAGCTGCTGACCCTCTGGTGGCCCAAGCGGTTGCAAAGGCGGTCAAGGACGTTTGTCCGGAGGCGAGACTGATGGGGCTCGCTGGCAGCGAACTGGTGAAAGCGGGCCATGAAGCCGGATTGCAGGTCATGGCCGAAGCCTTTGCTGACCGGCAGTATACCGCAGAAGGACGACTTGTGTCGCGGGGCAGTCCAGGTGCCGTGCTGGAAGCAGAAGACGACGTGGTGACGCAGGTCACGGGGATCGTATTCAGGCAGCAAGTCGAAGCCATTGACGGCAGAGCTGTTCCGATCCAGGCAGATACGCTCTGTTTTCACGGGGATGGCAAAGAAGCAGCCGTGCTCGCAAAGGTCGTTCGAACCAAGCTTGAACAGGCAGGAGTCCGCTGCCAGTCGCCGGCATCAGCCGGTGATGAATGA
- a CDS encoding 5-oxoprolinase subunit C family protein, whose protein sequence is MNRQESAASRRHQPVMNDMLFHIEEAGVLTTVQDLGRHGYRHLGFPLSGAVDPLAHRYANHIVGNPGSDATLEITMGGLKMEVLEPHLIAVTGADLDATINQNPFPLWKAVKVQQGDQLRFRGPVHGIRSYLAVSGGIEHEMILGSRSVYERAGIGRALKAGDFVFACRPVDKQDLAREGWQLASSYRPFYNNEITLRVIPGRHMERFTLESIARLATQEFTLAGSDRMGAKLHTGSPLKHKKSADILSEPVMPGTVQVAVDGQPMILLADAQTTGGYTSIGTVREEDLWQVAQLKQGGTVYLKMEEGWSDT, encoded by the coding sequence TTGAACAGGCAGGAGTCCGCTGCCAGTCGCCGGCATCAGCCGGTGATGAATGATATGCTGTTTCATATCGAAGAAGCGGGCGTGTTGACAACAGTCCAGGATCTTGGGCGTCACGGCTATCGTCACCTGGGCTTTCCGCTCAGTGGAGCAGTGGACCCGCTTGCTCACCGCTACGCCAATCACATCGTTGGGAACCCTGGCAGTGATGCCACACTTGAGATCACCATGGGCGGACTCAAGATGGAGGTTCTTGAACCCCACTTGATCGCTGTAACAGGAGCGGATCTCGATGCAACGATCAATCAGAACCCATTTCCCCTTTGGAAAGCCGTCAAAGTGCAACAGGGTGATCAACTCCGCTTTCGTGGTCCGGTCCACGGTATCCGTTCGTATCTGGCAGTGAGCGGAGGCATTGAACATGAAATGATCCTTGGCAGCCGGTCTGTCTATGAACGGGCAGGTATCGGACGGGCCTTGAAGGCCGGGGACTTCGTTTTTGCATGCCGGCCAGTGGACAAGCAGGACCTCGCCCGCGAAGGCTGGCAACTGGCTTCCTCCTATCGGCCTTTCTACAACAATGAAATTACTTTGCGTGTGATCCCGGGCCGACACATGGAGCGGTTTACATTGGAGTCGATCGCTCGCCTTGCAACTCAGGAATTTACGTTAGCCGGGAGTGACCGGATGGGTGCCAAATTACATACAGGCAGCCCATTGAAGCATAAAAAATCGGCCGACATTCTTTCCGAACCGGTGATGCCAGGAACGGTCCAGGTGGCGGTTGACGGACAGCCGATGATTCTCCTCGCCGATGCTCAGACAACCGGTGGCTACACCTCCATTGGTACGGTAAGAGAAGAGGACCTGTGGCAGGTGGCACAATTGAAACAGGGTGGCACGGTCTATTTGAAGATGGAAGAAGGGTGGTCAGACACGTGA
- a CDS encoding VanZ family protein, translating to MLLFFLFLTFYLLLMWNANPYLLLREQELVFTWAESPSWQTFFEREDLRVIDVITDLNKVSHIIGTMTLAFLAFHWLGWRWKVILALTLFVIFVEMAQPFIGRTAWFVDVFLNILGVGLGTFLVWYYRYRQDVVT from the coding sequence ATGCTGTTATTTTTTCTTTTTCTGACGTTTTATCTGTTATTAATGTGGAATGCCAATCCGTATCTATTGCTCCGGGAGCAGGAACTCGTATTCACCTGGGCTGAATCACCTTCATGGCAGACTTTCTTCGAGCGGGAGGATCTTCGTGTCATCGACGTCATCACGGACTTGAATAAAGTCAGTCACATTATCGGGACGATGACACTGGCTTTTCTCGCATTTCACTGGCTCGGGTGGCGCTGGAAAGTGATTCTCGCTTTGACGCTCTTTGTCATTTTCGTGGAGATGGCCCAGCCCTTTATCGGCCGCACGGCGTGGTTTGTGGATGTGTTTTTAAACATTCTGGGTGTGGGTCTTGGAACATTTCTCGTCTGGTATTACCGGTACCGCCAAGACGTGGTGACATAA
- a CDS encoding YajQ family cyclic di-GMP-binding protein, whose product MAKEASFDIVSKVDFSKVQNAVVMTKKEIQNRFDFKASKSEVNLENEELVLISDDEFKMDQLKDVLVSKLIKQEVSLKSLDYGKVESASGGTIRQRAKLVQGIDKENAKKITKLIKDKGLKVKTQIQDEQIRVTGKNKDDLQQVIAALREADMTIPLQFTNYR is encoded by the coding sequence ATGGCAAAAGAAGCATCGTTTGACATTGTGTCGAAAGTGGATTTTTCCAAAGTCCAGAATGCCGTCGTGATGACGAAGAAAGAAATTCAGAACCGCTTTGATTTTAAAGCCAGCAAGAGTGAAGTGAACCTTGAGAACGAGGAACTGGTGCTCATTTCCGATGATGAATTTAAAATGGATCAGTTAAAGGACGTACTGGTCAGTAAACTGATTAAGCAGGAAGTGTCCCTCAAAAGTCTCGATTACGGAAAAGTGGAGTCTGCTTCCGGAGGAACGATCCGCCAGCGCGCGAAGCTCGTTCAGGGGATTGATAAGGAGAACGCGAAGAAAATCACCAAACTGATTAAGGACAAGGGTCTGAAGGTGAAAACACAGATCCAGGACGAACAGATTCGGGTGACCGGGAAGAATAAAGACGATTTGCAGCAAGTGATTGCTGCACTTCGGGAAGCGGACATGACGATTCCGCTTCAATTTACGAACTACCGCTAA